Proteins from a genomic interval of Phlebotomus papatasi isolate M1 chromosome 3, Ppap_2.1, whole genome shotgun sequence:
- the LOC129806740 gene encoding uncharacterized protein LOC129806740: MGESGFWVNLDLFIDRQNEALDNWLGGKAISLNSPQEPEEPKKRESKPLLEVQESSDLGENPTIHSMKVLTSAILATRKKKPRRSIVKSLLSPTKTTSNTKRKRKIKKYKYYRLKRFCHKKKSFQEEENLVVGPIVDCSFNLPRVSSQLERLMGTNVVRLTDRKYMQELRKRIREDYNIVLQKRIAQREAKEIERTRNLFIEGYAGNNSNSTEGGPPVVIISKQTHSDMARRRAKLKTVRERNAERLVRQGIKWEKERLSNIEIERQKQIEAQKKREEELMIGHEERYAKVGQNTRIQIQTDKGCRDDVVDDFSDFDKFDHEDLSSGVNSDTDSNDSKELDVDDANVPEIVGTSHEMETTKKAEAFEHLQYEDPAITLLKSTDNVDDLYALADEIISGSYAKYNGNRNGD, translated from the exons ATGGGTGAAAGTGGATTTTGGGTGAATcttgatttatttattgatcGCCAAAATGAGGCTTTGGATAATTGGTTGGGGGGAAAGGCAATTTCTCTCAATTCCCCCCAAGAACCCGAAGAACCCAAGAAACGTGAAAGTAAACCCCTGCTTGAGGTTCAAGAGTCATCAGATTTGGGTGAAAATCCAACAATCCATTCAATGAAAGTCCTAACATCAGCAATTTTGGCAACACGAAAGAAAAAACCACGGAGAAGCATCGTTAAAAGTCTTCTGTCTCCGACCAAAACCACAAGTAATACCAAGAGGAAGCGTAAAATCAAGAAGTACAAGTACTACAGATTGAAAAGATTTTGCCACAAGAAGAAATCCTTTCAGGAGGAAGAGAATCTGGTGGTTGGACCAATTGTCGATTGCAG CTTCAATTTACCACGTGTGAGTAGTCAATTGGAAAGACTGATGGGAACAAATGTTGTGCGCCTCACGGATCGGAAATATATGCAAGAACTTCGGAAGAGGATCAGGGAGGACTACAATATTGTTCTGCAGAAGCGTATTGCTCAGAGGGAG gcTAAAGAAATAGAAAGAACACGAAATCTCTTCATCGAAGGATATGCCGGAAATAACTCTAATAGCACAGAAGGTGGTCCTCCCGTGGTTATAATTAGCAAACAAACCCACAGTGATATGGCAAGGAGACGTGCAAAA CTCAAAACCGTTCGCGAGAGAAACGCCGAAAGGCTTGTTCGACAGGGAATCAAATGGGAAAAGGAGCGACTCAGTAATATTGAAATTGAACGACAGAAGCAAATTGAGGCACAGAAGAAGCGGGAAGAGGAACTGATGATAGGACATGAGGAGCGTTATGCTAAAGTTGGACAAAATACGAGGATTCAGATACAGACTGATAAG GGATGTCGAGACGATGTGGTTGATGATTTCTCCGACTTCGATAAATTTGACCATGAAGACCTGTCGAGTGGCGTTAACAGTGACACAGACAGCAATGATTCTAAAGAGTTGGATGTTGATGACGCAAATGTACCTGAAATTGTTGGAACATCCCACGAAATGGAAACCACGAAGAAAGCTGAAGCATTTGAGCATTTACAGTATGAGGATCCAGCCATAACATTGCTGAAATCAACCGAT AATGTAGATGACCTTTATGCCCTAGCAGATGAAATCATAAGTGGAAGCTATGCGAAATACAATGGCAACAGAAATGGAGATTAG